One window from the genome of Schistocerca piceifrons isolate TAMUIC-IGC-003096 chromosome 8, iqSchPice1.1, whole genome shotgun sequence encodes:
- the LOC124711368 gene encoding endocuticle structural glycoprotein SgAbd-5-like, whose product MNPCTLMLIAAMWCSVMGAPPQINTKDATIIQQENDFNGLSPWRWSFKNSDGSERAEEGELTADGSPDVSGSYTRVSPKTGAVYVVTYRADKHGFHVISRPLGKDQPGEAYARLHRRQF is encoded by the exons TTGATGCTGATAGCTGCTATGTGGTGTAGCGTCATGGGAGCGCCACCGCAAATTAACACCAAGGACGCTACCATCATCCAACAGGAAAACGACTTCAACGGCCTTAGCCCCTGGCGCTGGAG CTTCAAGAACAGCGACGGCTCGGAACGGGCcgaggagggggagttgacggcgGACGGCTCTCCCGACGTGTCCGGCTCGTACACCAGGGTGTCGCCCAAGACGGGCGCCGTCTACGTCGTCACCTATCGCGCCGACAAGCACGGCTTCCACGTCATCAGCAGGCCGCTCGGCAAGGACCAGCCGGGAGAGGCGTACGCCAGGCTCCACAGGCGGCAATTCTGA